A stretch of DNA from bacterium:
GGCCTTCGTGGCGGCCCTGTGCGGTGACAACGCGTGAACACCCTCCCGCTGGGCAAACTCGACGCCGATTTCCTCGCCCGCCTCCTGCGGGGCATCCCCACTCCACCCGAAGTCCTCGTGGGTCCCGGCATCGGCTGCGATGTCGCCGTCATAGACCTCGGGCAGGACGAACTGCTGCTCGCCAAGACCGATCCCATCACCTTCGCCACCGACGCCATCGGCTACTATGCCGTGGCGGTCAACAGCAACGATATCGCCACCAGCGGCGGCCTCCCTCGCTGGTTTCTGGTGACACTGCTTCTACCCGAGGGCGCGACCACGCCGGAACTCGTCGAGAGCATCTACGGTCAACTACAGGACACCTGCCAGCGCCTCGGCATCGCTCTGGTGGGAGGTCACACCGAAGTCACCCACGGCCTCGACCGGCCGCTCCTGGTCGGCCAGATGCTCGGCCAGGTCCGCCGCGACGAACTCATTCACCCGGACGGCATGCGGCCGGGCGACGTGCTGCTCCTGACCAAGGGCGTAGCCCTCGAGGGCACCTCGCTCATCGCCCGCGAACAGCGCGAGGAACTCCTGCAGCGCGGCTACGAGCCCGCCTTCCTGGATCGCTGCGCCAACATGCTCTACGATCCCGGGATCATGGTCCTGCCGGAGGCGCGGGCGATCTGCGGGGCCATCCGCCCGCACGCCCTCCACGATCCGACCGAGGGCGGCCTCGCCACTGCCGTCTGGGAAATGGCCGAGGCCTCACAAGTCGGCATTCGCCTGGAATACGAAGCGATCCCATTCTTGCCTGAAGCCCAACGCCTCTGCGACGAGTACGATCTTGACCCACTGGGCCTGATAGCCTCGGGCTCCCTCCTCGCCGCTGTCGCGCCCGCCGACGCCGAAGCCGCCGTCGCCGCCTGCACCAAAGCCGCCATCGCCTGCACCGCCATCGGTCGAGCCACCGAGCTCACCGAGGGCAGCGTCCTGGTACGCGATGGCCGGGAGCAGCCGCTGCCGCGCTTCGATCAGGACGAGATAGCCCGCCTGTACTGACCGCCATTCGTGCTTCTTGACCCCAACGGGGCCACCCGCC
This window harbors:
- a CDS encoding AIR synthase family protein, which produces MNTLPLGKLDADFLARLLRGIPTPPEVLVGPGIGCDVAVIDLGQDELLLAKTDPITFATDAIGYYAVAVNSNDIATSGGLPRWFLVTLLLPEGATTPELVESIYGQLQDTCQRLGIALVGGHTEVTHGLDRPLLVGQMLGQVRRDELIHPDGMRPGDVLLLTKGVALEGTSLIAREQREELLQRGYEPAFLDRCANMLYDPGIMVLPEARAICGAIRPHALHDPTEGGLATAVWEMAEASQVGIRLEYEAIPFLPEAQRLCDEYDLDPLGLIASGSLLAAVAPADAEAAVAACTKAAIACTAIGRATELTEGSVLVRDGREQPLPRFDQDEIARLY